The window TTCCTTGTAGTTTCTCAGCATCAGGTTTCTACCCTCGCCATTAATAATATCTTTCAGCTCCTTGTCTACTTTTAAGGTAGTGCAATCTTCCTGAATAAGTTCGGTTACAATTTTTTTGTTTACAATGAGGTTTACCAGCGAAATAAACTTAATATTAACCAACATTCTGGCAATTGCAATAGAAATTCGACCTCCTTTATACACCACAACCTGTGGAATTTCAAATAATGCTGTCTCTAAAGTCGCTGTACCGGAAGCTACGATTGCGGCATCAGCATGGTATAATAAATTGTAAGTGTTATTGAACAAAAGATTGATTTTTTTGCCAGCAGCAAGCTGATGATAATAATCTTCTGAAAAAGTTGGTGCCGCAGCAATTGCAAACACATGATCAGGAAATTTTTCGGTTATACTTAACATCACGGGTAAAAGCCTTTCGATCTCTTGCTTCCTACTTCCAGGTAACAAAGCAATAATCTTTTTCTCTCCTAACTGATGTTTAACCCTAAAATCATTGTCAGGAACAAATAGAGCAATTTCATCTAAAAGCGGATTACCGATATAATCCACTTCCATACCCCATTTATGGTAAAAATCTACTTCAAATGGCAGTATACAA is drawn from Pedobacter mucosus and contains these coding sequences:
- the lpxB gene encoding lipid-A-disaccharide synthase, which encodes MKYYLVAGEASGDLHGANLMKALKVEDKDAVFRYYGGEKMQAEGGELIKHYADMAFMGFTEVVLNLRTIFKNLKACKEDISAWKPDVLILIDFPGFNLKIAEFAKKNGIKIFYYISPKVWAWNQKRVLKIKRDVDKMFCILPFEVDFYHKWGMEVDYIGNPLLDEIALFVPDNDFRVKHQLGEKKIIALLPGSRKQEIERLLPVMLSITEKFPDHVFAIAAAPTFSEDYYHQLAAGKKINLLFNNTYNLLYHADAAIVASGTATLETALFEIPQVVVYKGGRISIAIARMLVNIKFISLVNLIVNKKIVTELIQEDCTTLKVDKELKDIINGEGRNLMLRNYKELLSLMGKPGASAKTAKLIVKYVAEF